From the genome of Hymenobacter cellulosilyticus, one region includes:
- the mraY gene encoding phospho-N-acetylmuramoyl-pentapeptide-transferase has product MLYYLFTFLDKHYNLPGAGVFQFISFRAAMAVITSLIIAQLFGARLIRVLQKKQVGESIRDLGLQGQMEKKGTPTMGGLIILLAILVPVLLFAKLDNIYIVLMLLSTVWLGLIGFLDDYIKVFQKNKEGLSGRFKVLGQIGLGITVGWVLFFSKDVTVRQYLLPNGQLSAVDASTVYQDVKLMITTIPFAKNNELNYGNLFAYAGPFFNGLYSFLYIPIVILIITAVSNGANITDGLDGLAAGTSAIIGVTLAIFAFVSGNALLADYLDIMFIPNSGELVIFCTAFVGACVGFLWYNSYPAQVFMGDTGSLAIGGIIAVLALIVRKELLIPVLCGVFLIENLSVMVQVGWFKYTKRKYGEGRRLLRMSPLHHHYQKLGYHESKIVSRFWIIGIMLAIFTLVTLKLR; this is encoded by the coding sequence ATGCTTTATTACCTGTTTACCTTTCTCGACAAGCACTACAACCTGCCAGGCGCGGGCGTTTTCCAGTTTATTTCGTTTCGAGCGGCCATGGCCGTTATTACTTCCCTCATCATTGCCCAACTCTTCGGTGCCCGTCTCATCCGGGTGCTGCAGAAAAAGCAGGTAGGCGAAAGTATCCGGGACCTGGGCCTGCAGGGGCAGATGGAAAAGAAGGGCACTCCCACCATGGGCGGCCTGATTATCCTGCTGGCCATCTTGGTGCCGGTGCTGCTGTTTGCCAAGCTCGACAATATATACATCGTGCTCATGCTGCTCAGTACCGTGTGGCTGGGCCTCATCGGTTTTCTGGACGACTATATTAAGGTGTTCCAGAAAAACAAGGAAGGCCTCAGTGGGCGCTTCAAGGTGCTGGGCCAGATTGGCCTGGGCATTACGGTGGGTTGGGTGCTGTTCTTCAGCAAAGACGTGACCGTGCGCCAGTACCTGCTGCCCAACGGTCAGCTCTCGGCCGTGGACGCTAGCACCGTGTACCAGGATGTGAAGCTGATGATTACCACCATTCCGTTTGCCAAAAACAACGAGCTCAACTACGGCAACCTGTTTGCCTACGCCGGCCCGTTCTTCAACGGCCTCTACAGCTTCCTCTACATCCCGATTGTGATTCTGATTATCACGGCGGTATCGAACGGGGCCAACATCACCGACGGCCTCGACGGGCTGGCGGCTGGTACGTCGGCTATTATCGGGGTGACGCTGGCCATTTTCGCCTTCGTGAGCGGCAATGCCCTGCTGGCCGACTACCTGGACATCATGTTCATTCCGAATTCCGGGGAGTTGGTAATCTTCTGTACGGCCTTTGTGGGAGCCTGCGTGGGCTTTTTGTGGTACAACAGCTACCCGGCCCAGGTTTTCATGGGCGACACCGGCTCCTTGGCCATCGGCGGCATCATTGCAGTGCTGGCTTTGATTGTGCGCAAAGAGCTGCTGATTCCGGTGCTCTGCGGCGTATTCCTGATTGAGAACCTGTCGGTGATGGTGCAGGTGGGCTGGTTTAAGTATACCAAGCGCAAGTACGGCGAAGGCCGCCGTCTGCTGCGCATGTCGCCGCTGCACCACCACTACCAGAAGCTGGGCTACCACGAGTCCAAAATCGTGTCGCGCTTCTGGATTATCGGCATCATGCTGGCCATTTTCACCCTCGTCACGCTCAAACTGCGCTAA
- a CDS encoding penicillin-binding transpeptidase domain-containing protein, which produces MCIGYELKLAPLQTLAFYNAIANNGVKVQPMIVREIKQADKVLERFETKVLIPKICSDETLSKLRQMLEGVVLEGTASAIRTPDYSIAGKTGTAWKFKNGQYTKQYSTSFCGYFPADKPKYSCIVVVDSPKGANWSGAQVAAPIFREVADKAMARDMASQRPLLARAPSNKSKVPYVRAGLQDELTLVCQKLGVSNHSQASGDDWVRANRADSNVNAVDWKPVAVRPGRVPDVTGLTLRDALFLLENRGLRVKALGTGRVRQQSVAAGSGIRRGTVVTLALEPIGTKSAAAPQALPAPEPTQLTENKLITAVDQDEAKRIKALKAKRLAQYRLSQEAAKRAEVAKPKA; this is translated from the coding sequence ATGTGCATTGGCTACGAGCTGAAGCTGGCGCCCCTGCAAACCCTGGCCTTCTACAACGCCATTGCCAACAACGGCGTGAAGGTGCAGCCTATGATTGTGCGCGAAATCAAGCAGGCCGACAAGGTGCTGGAGCGTTTCGAAACCAAGGTGCTGATTCCCAAAATCTGCTCGGATGAAACCCTGAGCAAGCTGCGTCAGATGCTGGAAGGCGTGGTGCTGGAAGGCACGGCCAGCGCTATTCGGACGCCCGACTACAGCATTGCCGGCAAAACCGGTACGGCCTGGAAGTTTAAGAATGGCCAGTATACCAAGCAGTACTCGACCAGCTTCTGCGGCTATTTCCCCGCCGACAAGCCCAAGTACAGCTGCATCGTGGTCGTGGACTCGCCGAAAGGTGCCAACTGGTCCGGGGCCCAGGTAGCGGCCCCGATTTTCCGGGAGGTGGCCGACAAGGCCATGGCCCGCGACATGGCCAGCCAGCGGCCTTTGCTGGCCCGGGCGCCTTCCAATAAGTCGAAAGTACCGTACGTGCGCGCCGGTTTGCAAGATGAGCTGACGCTGGTGTGTCAGAAGCTGGGCGTGAGCAACCACTCCCAGGCTTCCGGCGACGACTGGGTGCGGGCCAACCGGGCTGACTCCAACGTGAATGCGGTGGACTGGAAGCCAGTAGCCGTGCGCCCCGGCCGCGTGCCCGACGTAACCGGCCTGACCCTGCGCGACGCCCTGTTCCTGCTCGAAAACCGCGGGCTGCGCGTCAAGGCCCTGGGTACCGGGCGGGTACGGCAGCAGTCGGTGGCGGCGGGCAGCGGCATCCGGCGCGGCACGGTGGTCACCCTGGCCCTAGAGCCGATTGGCACTAAGTCGGCCGCGGCGCCCCAGGCCCTGCCGGCGCCCGAGCCCACCCAGCTTACCGAAAACAAGTTGATTACCGCTGTCGACCAGGATGAAGCCAAACGCATAAAGGCTTTAAAAGCCAAGCGCCTGGCTCAGTACCGCCTTTCTCAGGAAGCAGCCAAGCGCGCTGAAGTGGCCAAGCCCAAAGCCTAA
- a CDS encoding Mur ligase domain-containing protein, protein MNPVAAFPNVYFLGIGGIGMSALARWFQANGHRVSGYDKTATPLTEALVAEGIKVHYDDAVDSIPAEVRENREQTLVVLTPAIPKDHREWAWLREQGYDIRKRSQVLGVLTAGHYTIAVAGTHGKTTTSSMVAHLLHHAGVPCAAFLGGISVNLGSNLLLPPPTMSNQPPACR, encoded by the coding sequence ATGAATCCCGTAGCCGCATTTCCGAACGTCTATTTTCTGGGTATCGGCGGCATTGGTATGTCGGCCCTGGCCCGCTGGTTTCAGGCCAATGGCCACCGCGTAAGTGGCTACGACAAAACCGCAACGCCCCTGACCGAAGCCCTGGTTGCTGAGGGAATCAAGGTGCACTACGACGATGCCGTGGACAGCATTCCGGCCGAGGTGCGCGAAAACCGAGAGCAGACCTTGGTGGTCCTCACGCCCGCCATTCCCAAAGACCACCGGGAATGGGCCTGGCTGCGGGAGCAGGGCTACGATATTCGCAAACGTAGCCAAGTGCTGGGCGTGCTTACGGCGGGCCATTACACTATTGCCGTAGCCGGAACCCACGGCAAAACCACGACCAGCAGCATGGTGGCCCACTTGCTTCATCACGCTGGCGTGCCCTGCGCGGCCTTTCTGGGTGGTATTTCGGTTAACCTGGGCTCCAACCTGTTGCTGCCCCCACCAACAATGAGCAATCAGCCGCCAGCCTGCCGGTAG
- a CDS encoding UDP-N-acetylmuramoyl-L-alanyl-D-glutamate--2,6-diaminopimelate ligase: MNTADNLAVPLSSLLTDLTVRAQVGPNDPPVLSLTLDSRQAQPGAVFFALRGAQTDGHQFIAKAVELGASVVVCQEVPTETVASTTYVQVADSAEAMAYMAAAFYGHPSRQLKLVGVTGTNGKTTCATVLHKLFRELGYHVGLLSTVQNQIDEQVIPATHTTPDAIRLNELLAQMVKAGCTHCFMEVSSHAVVQHRVTGLQFAGGVFTNLTHDHLDYHGTFDNYLKAKKGFFDSLGKKAFALTNADDKRGPVMLQNTAARRETYSLRGPATYRARLVENAVHGLHLDVDGRDVQFRLIGVFNAYNILAVYGAAVLLGEEPMEVLTVLSGLTSAPGRFEPILAEKTRITGIVDYAHTPDALENVLDTIADIRQPSQQVITVVGCGGNRDAAKRPIMANLACKGSSRVVLTSDNPRFEDPNEILQQMQAGVQVADLGKVLTIADRREAIKTAVALAQPGDIVLVAGKGHENYQEIKGVKNDFDDKKVLQEMFDLLGK; this comes from the coding sequence TTGAATACTGCCGATAACTTAGCTGTTCCTCTTTCTTCGTTGCTGACGGACCTCACGGTGCGGGCTCAGGTGGGCCCCAACGACCCGCCGGTGCTCAGCCTCACGCTGGATTCCCGCCAGGCCCAGCCGGGCGCGGTGTTCTTTGCCTTGCGCGGCGCCCAGACCGACGGGCACCAGTTTATTGCCAAAGCCGTAGAGCTGGGCGCGTCTGTGGTGGTGTGTCAAGAAGTGCCCACCGAAACTGTGGCCTCCACGACCTACGTGCAGGTAGCTGACAGTGCCGAGGCCATGGCCTACATGGCGGCCGCTTTCTACGGGCACCCGTCGCGGCAGCTCAAGCTGGTGGGCGTAACGGGCACCAACGGCAAAACCACCTGCGCCACGGTGCTGCACAAGCTGTTTCGGGAGCTGGGCTACCACGTGGGCCTGCTCAGCACGGTGCAAAACCAGATTGACGAGCAGGTTATTCCCGCCACCCACACCACCCCCGACGCCATCCGCCTCAACGAGCTGCTGGCCCAGATGGTAAAGGCCGGCTGCACCCATTGCTTTATGGAAGTCAGCTCCCACGCTGTGGTGCAGCACCGCGTCACGGGCTTGCAGTTTGCCGGTGGCGTGTTTACCAACCTGACCCACGACCACCTCGACTACCACGGCACCTTCGACAACTATCTGAAGGCCAAAAAGGGCTTTTTCGACAGCCTGGGCAAAAAGGCCTTTGCCCTGACCAACGCCGACGACAAGCGCGGCCCAGTGATGCTGCAAAATACGGCGGCCCGCCGCGAAACCTACTCCTTGCGCGGTCCGGCAACCTACCGGGCGCGGCTGGTGGAAAATGCGGTGCATGGCCTCCACCTCGACGTAGACGGCCGCGACGTGCAGTTTCGCCTCATCGGGGTGTTCAACGCTTATAATATTCTGGCCGTGTATGGCGCGGCCGTGCTGCTGGGCGAGGAGCCCATGGAAGTGCTGACCGTGCTGTCGGGCCTGACTTCGGCACCCGGCCGCTTCGAGCCGATTCTGGCCGAGAAAACCCGCATTACCGGCATCGTGGACTACGCCCACACGCCCGACGCCCTGGAAAACGTGCTCGACACCATTGCCGACATTCGCCAGCCCAGCCAGCAGGTAATTACGGTGGTGGGCTGCGGCGGCAACCGCGACGCGGCCAAGCGGCCGATTATGGCCAATCTGGCCTGCAAGGGCTCCAGCCGCGTGGTGCTGACCTCGGATAACCCGCGCTTCGAAGACCCCAACGAGATTCTGCAGCAGATGCAGGCCGGCGTGCAGGTGGCCGATTTAGGCAAAGTCCTGACCATTGCCGACCGGCGCGAGGCCATCAAAACGGCCGTAGCCTTGGCCCAGCCCGGCGACATCGTGCTGGTAGCGGGCAAGGGCCACGAAAACTACCAGGAAATCAAGGGCGTCAAGAATGACTTCGACGACAAGAAAGTCCTGCAGGAAATGTTTGACTTGCTCGGAAAATAA
- the murG gene encoding undecaprenyldiphospho-muramoylpentapeptide beta-N-acetylglucosaminyltransferase → MPKTTLYSASSQPRPYRVIISGGGTGGHIFPAVAIANELRRRQPDAEILFVGANGRMEMTRVPEAGYQIVGLDIAGLQRRLTPQNLLFPVKVFRSVRKAGKLLQEFKPDAVVGVGGYASAPVLLAATSRNIPALIQEQNSYAGLVNKLLSRRVNKICVAYDGMEKFFPADKLVLTGNPVRTEIASGSRAEALQFFGLSPEKKTLLVIGGSLGARTLNEATAAALTRLQAAGIQLLWQTGKLYYPKAAEQATPFAADKLQALEFVQRMDLAYAAADVVISRAGALSVSELCLTGKPSILVPSPNVAEDHQTKNALALVNKDAALLVSDADASAQLYDQALALLNDPARQQQLRRNVSQLAYPNATTTIVDELLALMDRA, encoded by the coding sequence GTGCCCAAAACGACTTTATATAGCGCCTCTTCCCAGCCCCGGCCTTACCGCGTAATTATCAGCGGCGGGGGCACGGGTGGGCATATATTTCCGGCCGTGGCCATTGCCAATGAGCTGCGCCGCCGCCAGCCCGACGCCGAAATTCTGTTTGTGGGTGCCAATGGCCGCATGGAAATGACCCGCGTGCCCGAGGCCGGCTACCAGATTGTGGGCCTCGATATTGCCGGGTTGCAGCGCCGCCTGACGCCCCAGAACTTGCTGTTCCCGGTGAAAGTGTTCCGCTCGGTGCGCAAGGCTGGCAAGCTGCTGCAGGAGTTCAAGCCCGACGCCGTGGTGGGCGTGGGCGGCTATGCCTCGGCCCCGGTGCTACTGGCCGCCACTTCGCGCAACATTCCGGCCCTGATTCAGGAACAGAACTCCTACGCTGGTCTGGTCAACAAGCTGCTCAGCCGCCGCGTCAACAAGATCTGCGTGGCCTACGACGGGATGGAAAAGTTCTTTCCCGCCGACAAGCTCGTATTGACGGGCAACCCGGTGCGCACCGAAATTGCCAGCGGCAGCCGCGCCGAGGCCCTGCAGTTCTTTGGCCTCTCGCCCGAGAAAAAGACCCTGCTCGTCATTGGCGGCAGCCTGGGCGCCCGCACTCTGAACGAAGCCACCGCCGCTGCCCTCACCCGCCTGCAGGCCGCCGGGATACAACTGCTGTGGCAAACCGGCAAGCTCTACTACCCTAAAGCCGCTGAGCAAGCCACCCCGTTTGCCGCCGATAAGCTGCAGGCCCTCGAGTTCGTGCAGCGCATGGATTTGGCCTACGCCGCCGCCGATGTGGTTATCAGCCGGGCCGGCGCCCTGTCGGTGTCGGAGTTGTGCCTCACCGGCAAGCCCAGCATTCTGGTGCCCTCGCCCAACGTTGCCGAAGACCACCAAACTAAAAATGCCCTGGCCCTCGTCAACAAGGATGCCGCTCTACTCGTGTCGGACGCCGACGCGTCCGCGCAGCTCTACGACCAGGCTCTGGCCCTGCTCAATGACCCTGCGCGGCAGCAGCAGCTCCGCCGCAACGTAAGTCAGCTGGCTTACCCCAACGCTACCACGACCATTGTGGATGAACTCTTAGCCCTCATGGACCGCGCATGA
- the murD gene encoding UDP-N-acetylmuramoyl-L-alanine--D-glutamate ligase, producing the protein MSKKIVILGAAESGVGAALLAQAKGFAVFVSDKSPIQPIYKEKLTAAGIRFEEGTHTLDEILTADEVVKSPGIPEKAPVIQALREKKIPVISEIELAGRYTRAHCICITGTNGKTTTTLLTYHLLKEAGLKVGLAGNVGYSLAEQVIADEHDYYVVELSSFQLDDTYDFRAWVAVLLNITPDHLDRYDYSLEKYAHAKLRITRNMDSSGFFIYNADDPVIQQEFTSVFSQTNLLPFSLHHRPDYQLAGYYTSETELHTNLAPGLNEQPEVISTAGSPLIGQHNRQNTLAAVLCARVAGLNEQQIESGLATFRNADHRLQLVGEIGGVRFINDSKATNVEAAWFALDGMQQPIVWIAGGTDKGNDYTSLLPLAKEKVKALICLGLDNEKLKASFGNIVPHVEETQSMVEAVRRGAALAAPGDVVLLSPCCASFDLFRNYEDRGRQFAQAVSEMVKL; encoded by the coding sequence ATGTCTAAAAAAATCGTCATTCTCGGAGCTGCGGAAAGTGGAGTAGGGGCGGCGCTATTGGCCCAGGCCAAAGGCTTCGCCGTTTTCGTGTCCGACAAAAGCCCGATTCAGCCTATCTATAAGGAGAAGCTGACGGCAGCCGGTATCCGTTTCGAGGAAGGCACCCACACCCTGGACGAGATTCTGACGGCTGATGAGGTGGTAAAAAGCCCCGGTATCCCGGAAAAGGCGCCCGTCATTCAGGCCCTGCGCGAGAAGAAAATTCCGGTGATTTCCGAAATCGAGCTGGCCGGCCGCTACACCCGGGCCCACTGCATCTGCATTACCGGCACCAACGGCAAGACGACCACCACGCTGCTGACGTATCACCTACTCAAGGAAGCCGGGCTGAAAGTGGGGCTAGCTGGCAACGTGGGCTACAGCCTGGCCGAACAGGTTATTGCCGACGAGCACGACTATTACGTGGTGGAGCTCAGCAGCTTTCAGCTCGACGACACCTACGACTTCCGCGCCTGGGTGGCCGTGCTGCTCAACATCACCCCCGACCACCTCGACCGGTACGACTACTCCCTGGAAAAATACGCCCACGCCAAGCTGCGCATCACCCGCAACATGGACAGCAGCGGCTTTTTCATCTACAACGCCGACGACCCGGTCATTCAGCAGGAATTCACTTCGGTGTTCAGCCAAACCAACCTGCTGCCCTTCAGCCTGCACCACCGCCCCGACTACCAGCTGGCCGGTTACTATACCTCGGAAACCGAGCTGCACACCAATCTGGCCCCGGGGCTGAACGAGCAGCCCGAAGTCATCAGCACGGCCGGGTCCCCGCTCATCGGGCAGCACAACCGGCAAAACACCCTGGCCGCCGTGCTCTGCGCCCGGGTGGCGGGCCTGAATGAGCAGCAGATTGAAAGCGGCCTGGCCACTTTCCGCAATGCCGACCACCGCCTGCAGCTCGTGGGTGAAATAGGCGGCGTCCGGTTTATCAACGATTCCAAAGCTACCAACGTGGAAGCCGCCTGGTTTGCCCTCGACGGTATGCAGCAGCCCATCGTCTGGATTGCCGGCGGCACCGACAAAGGCAACGACTACACGAGTTTGCTGCCCCTGGCGAAGGAAAAGGTCAAAGCCCTGATCTGCCTGGGTCTCGACAACGAAAAGCTCAAAGCCAGCTTCGGCAATATTGTACCCCACGTGGAGGAAACCCAGAGCATGGTTGAGGCCGTGCGCCGCGGGGCTGCCCTGGCCGCGCCCGGCGACGTAGTGCTGCTCTCGCCCTGCTGCGCCTCCTTCGACCTGTTTAGAAACTACGAGGACCGCGGCCGGCAATTCGCCCAGGCGGTCAGTGAGATGGTGAAATTGTGA